Proteins found in one Fibrobacter sp. UWEL genomic segment:
- a CDS encoding flavodoxin codes for MSKIAIVYWTGTGNTEIMANEIAAGARAAGADVSVFLTSGFTVSDAAEFDKFALGCPAMGAEELEDSEFLPLYVKMKPVLAGKKAVLFGSYGWGGGEYMNGWKEDATGAGLVLVDDPLALENAPDDDGKNKCQELGKVLALA; via the coding sequence ATGAGTAAAATCGCAATTGTTTACTGGACTGGAACTGGAAACACAGAAATCATGGCAAATGAAATTGCCGCAGGTGCCCGCGCAGCTGGTGCAGATGTTTCCGTATTCCTCACTTCTGGATTCACTGTCAGTGATGCTGCTGAATTCGACAAGTTTGCCTTGGGTTGCCCCGCCATGGGCGCAGAAGAACTGGAAGATTCTGAATTCCTGCCGCTGTACGTGAAGATGAAGCCTGTTCTTGCTGGTAAGAAGGCTGTTCTTTTCGGTTCTTACGGCTGGGGCGGCGGCGAATATATGAACGGCTGGAAGGAAGATGCAACTGGAGCTGGTTTGGTTCTGGTGGATGATCCGCTGGCTCTTGAAAATGCACCTGATGATGATGGAAAAAATAAGTGCCAGGAATTGGGCAAGGTACTGGCTCTGGCGTGA